The window taatagatatcaatgtgagtgagtagggattgccatgcaacggatgcactaaagctataaatatatgaaagctcaacaaaagaaactgagtgcgtgtgcatccaactcgcttgctcacgaagacctagggtatttcgaggaagcccatcattggaatatacaagccaagttctataatgaaaaattcccactagtatatgaaagtgacaacatatgagactctctatcatgaagatcatggtgctattttgaagcacaagtgtggaaaaagggatagtatcattgtcccttctctctttttctctcattttattattattattttcctttttttcttttttttctttggccttcttttttggccttcttttttttggcctttctcttttcttttttttctttttgtaaagtctgaagtctcatcccgacttgtgggggaatcatagtcttcatcattctttcctcactaggacaatgctcaaataatgaagatcatcacacttttatggatttacaactcaagaattacaactcaaagctagaacaagatatgactctatatgaatgcctccggcggtgtaccgggatatacaatgaatcaagagcgacatgtatgaaaattatgaaggtggccttgccacaaatacaatgtcaactatatgatcatgcaaagagcaatatgacaaaagtaatgcgtgtcatatgaacggaacggtggaaagttgcatggcaatatatctcgaaatggctatggaaatgccataataggtaggtatggtggctattttgaggaaggtatatggtgggtgtatggtaccggcgaaagttgcgcggcacaagagaggctagcaatgatggaaaggtgaaagggtgcgtataatccatggactcaacattaatcaaaagaactcatatacttgttgcaaaaatttagaagtcatcaaaaaccaaagcactacgtgcatgctcctagggggatagattggtaggaaaagaccatcgctcgtccccgaccaccactcataaggaagacacttagtaaataaaattgtgctccaacttcatcacaaagcggttcaccatacgtgcatactacgggaatcacaaacttcaacacaagcattctttaaattcataatcacccaactagcatgactttaatatcactacctccatatctcaaaacaattatcaagcatcaaattgaacatagcatccaattcactttctatgatagtttttattatacccaacttggatgctcatcattctaggaccaaatttgtaaccatagcaaataccatgttgttctaaaagactctcaaaataatataagtgaagcatgagagactaataatttcttcaaaattaagacaccaccgtgctctaaaagatataagtgaagcactagagcaaaaactatcaagctcaaaagatataagtgaagcacatagagtattctagcaaattctaatcaaataggcttctccaaaaaggtgtgtatagcaaggatgattgtggtaaactaaaaagcaaagactaatataatacatgacgctccaagcaaaacacatatcatgtggcgaataaaaatatagctccaagtaaagttaccaatgaacgaagacgaaagaggggatgccttcccggggcatccccaagcttaggcttttggctattattgaatatcttggggtgccttgggcatccccaagcttaggcttttggatattattgaatatcttggggtgccttggtcatacccaagcttaggctcttgccaccatttattccatagtccataaaaactttacgcaaaacttgaaaacttcacaacacaaaactcaacaggaaatcttataagctccgttagtgaaagaaaacaaaaccaccacataaggtactgtaatgaactcattatttatttattttggtgttaaacctactgtattccaacttctatatggtttgtaaactatttactagccatagatgcattgaaataagcaaacaacacacaaaaaacagaatctgtcaaaaacagaacagtgtgtagcaatctgtaactaacgcaaacttctggaactctaaaaatcctaacaaaataggaagtcctggaaaatttgtttattgatcagcagcaaaaagaatcaacgcaaaatcacgttcctgtgatttaacaaaattatattcgtgcgcgcaaagtttctgttttttagcaaaatcaaatcaactatcatcataggttatcctataggttctacttggcacaaacactaattaaaagataaaaacacatctaaacagaaggtagatgcaagatttattactgaacaggagcaaaaacaaaaaaaacacaaagaaaattgggttgcctcccaactagcgctatcgtttaacgcccctagctaggcataaaagcaaagatagatctaacgagtgccatctttggcactaaattcataagtagcccgcataatagattcataaggtaatttgactttatttcttagaaagtgctccatgtctttctttaatggaaattagaatctaatattcccttccttcatatcaataatcgcgccaatcgttctaaggaaaggtctaccaagaataatagggcaagaaagattgcaatctatatcaagaacgataaaatctacgggcaccaaatttctatttgcaacaataagaacatcattgatccttcccattggctttttaatggtggaatccgtaaggtgcaaatttaaagagcaatcatcaagatcatggaaacctagaatatcacataaagttttcagaatcgtggaaacactagcacccaaatcacacaaagcaaaacactcatgatctttaattctaatctttatagtaggttcccactcatcattaagttttctaggtatagaaacttccagatTAAGTTTTTCattataagattgcatcaaggcatcaacaatatgtttggtaaaagctttattttgactataagcatgaggagaattaacaacggattgcaacaaggaaatacaaccttttaaagaacaattatcataatcaaattccttgaaatctgggatagtgggttcaatactatttaaagttgtgacctttccaatctcacttttaccaaatttagcatcaagatctaaagactctgaatcttgggacgccttctaggcaaagttgattcatcattagtcccataatcatcaaaattaatattgcaaaatatagatctaataggagacgcatcaataactttaagatccttatcattattttcatggaaactagaagaacacgcttttataaagctatctttcttagcacgcaatctagcggttctttccttacactcgtcaatggagattctcattactttgagagactcattgatatcatgctttgtaggagaagatctaagtttaagagaatcaacatcaagcgaaagtctatcaacgttcctagccaaatcatcaactttgagcaatttttcttcaagcaaagcattaaaattcttttgagaaatcataaaatctttcacactattctcaaaatcagagggcatcttattaatattaccataagaattattgtaggaatttccataattattagaggaattactagggaacggtctagcattaaagtttcctctataagcattgtttccaaaactattcctaccaacaaaatacacatccatagattcattattattctcaatcaaggaagacaaatgcatatcattgggatcaagaggagtatttttagtagcaaacaatttcataagttcatccatctttccactcaaaacattgatttcttctatagcatgcacttttttactagaagatctttcggtgtgccattgagaataattagccataatattatcaagaatttttgtagcatctcctaacgtgatttccataaacgtgcctcccgcggccgaatctaagagatttctagaagtaaagttcaaaccggcataaaaattttgtatgatcatccataaattcaaaccatgagtagggcaattgcgaagcatcaatttcattctttcccaagattgggaaatatgctcatgatcaagttgtttaaaattcataatatcgttcctaagagtgatgatcttagcgggaggaaaatacttagagataaaagcatctttgcaattgttccaagaatcaatactattttcaggcaaagacgaaaaccaaactttagcatgatctctaagtgaaaacggaaataacttcaatttgacaatattgttatccgtatctttcttcttttgcatatcacacaaatcaacaaagttgtttagatgagtagcggcatcttcgctaggaaggccggtgaattgatctttcataacaagattcagcaaagcagtattgatttcacaagactcaacataattaagaggagcaatcggagtactaaggaaatcattattattggtatttgagaaatcacacaatttggtattatcttgcgccatggcaacaagtaatccaacacacaagcaaatagaaaaaggcaagcgaaaagagaggaggagattgggaaagagagggcgaataaaacggtaagggtgaagtgggggagaggaaaacgagaggcaaatggcaaataatataaatgcgagggagatgggtttgtgatgggtacttggtatgtcttgacttgagcgaagacctccccggcaacggcgccagaaatccttcttgctacgtcttgagcttgcgttggttttcctcaaagaggagagggtgatgcagcaatagtagcgtaagtatttccctcagtttttgaaaaccaaggtatcaatccagtaggaggctcctcaaaagtcccacgcacctacacaaacaaactgagaactcgcaaccaacgcaataaaggagttgtcaatcccttcacggccacttgcgaaagtgagatctaataaagatagtaagataagataaatatatttttggtattttataagatagatgaaaaaagtaaagatgcaaataaaagtagattgaaagcaaatatgataagagatagacccgggggccataggtttcactagtggcttctctcaagatagcataagtattacggtgggtgaacaaattactgtcgagcaattgatagaaaagcgaatagttatgagattatctaggcatgatcatgtatataggcatcacgggcatcacgtccataacaagtagacctactcctgcgtgcatctactactattactccacacatcgaccgactcctgcctgcatctagagtattaagttcataagaacagagtaacgcattaagcacgatgacatgatgtagagggataaactcaagcaatatgatataaaccccatcttgttatcctcgatggcaacaatacaataagtgccttgcaaccatttttgtcactgggtaaggacaccgcaagattgaacccaaagctaagcacttctcccatggcaagaaagatcaatccagtaggccaaaccaaactgataattcgaagagacttgcaaagataactcaatcatacataaaaggattcagagaagattcaaatattattcatagataaacttgatcataaacccacaattcatcggatctcgacaaacacaccgcaaaaagagtttacatcgaatagatctccacaagagagggggagaacattgtattgagatccaaaaagaaagaagaagccatctagctaataaatatggacccgtaggtctgtggtaaactactcacaactcatcggaggggcaaggatgttgatgtagaagccctccgtggtcgattccccctccggcagaacaccgatgaaggctccaagatgggatctcgcggatacagaaggttacggtggtggaaattgtgtttcgtccgcctcctggatgttttcggggtacgtaggtatatataggaggaagaagtacgtcagtggccgcccgaggggcctacaagacagggggcgcgccctagaggggggggcgccctcctatctcgtgggagcctcggctgcttcttgacttgcactctaagtcctttggatcacgttcgttcaaaaatcacgctcccgaaggtttcattccgtttggactccatttgatattccttttcttcgaaatacttaaataggcaaaaaaacagcaatatggtctaggcctccgattagtaggttagtcccaaaattggtataaatgtgtaaaataaagcccataaacatccaaaagaggtaatataatagcatggaacaatcaaaaattatagatacgttgaaaatGTATcagtggtcctatgactcaaataagaGAAAGGGGGTACGGAAGAAAATTCTACGTCTTCTCTCCGTCTTCTTTCTTATCGACTGTAGTCACACACATGGACCGGGTACTAACACAATTGCGCAAATTCTATGACTCTCGGTGATATTACCTCTAAAAAAGTCGAGTCAATATGGTTACCAATTAAAAATGTCTCGTAAAAGAACCATTCAGCATGGTCTTGCCTTGTACATATCCAACTTTTTTTTTGAATCATTTGTACATATCCAACTTTACTGCACACACACCCCCACTATTTCCTTCCCTGTGATTATTTATCGGGAGCTCCTAACCGGCGCCTCAAGCGCCGGTTCAGGAAGCTAGCGCTCACAGCCGCACCTGCTGGGCCGGCCCAAGACGCGCCTTCTACACCACAAAAAAAACCCATCTATACCACAAATAAATCCCCTAAAAAGTGTTGCTCCCATGAGGATTCGACCACACGACCTCCAGTAGATGTTCCAGTCAGCTAACCACTAGTGCAACCAATCGATCATGGATATTTTCGGCGCGCATGAGTTAAGAATAATTAAAGTCGCGCTATTTATTGCGCACAGATTTTGGGAAACGTAATTTTTTCGGGATGAAATTTGAAAATTCACAGATTTCAAAATAATCACGAATTGAAAAGGTTAACGAActaaaaaaatcattgattttaaaaaagttcacaaatttcaaaaaagttcatcaattttgaaaaatagttcattaaTATCAAAAAAGTTTGttcgaatttaaaaaaagttcaacgaatttgaaaaatgttcatcgaatttgaaaaaaaaagttcatcaaagttggaaaaagttcatcaaatttgaaaacaaatcatcgaatttgaaaaaagttcatcaaaatctaGGAAAGGTTCATCGAAATCTACAAAAAGTTCattgaaattgaaaaaagttcatggaattttaaaaaaaatgtattttttgttttttgttcgtGATTTCAAAATGTGTTCATAGTTTTCCAAATTTATtcactttttaaaattttgttcacaattttaaaTTGTTCAGTGTACATAAGAATAATGTTCAATGGGTATTTAAATGGTTTTTCAGCGCATATCACAAAATTGTTTAatgtgtagttaaaaattgttcagattaaaaaaagggcaacctggtgcatgtagctcccgcttgcgcagggtccagggaagggtccgaccactttgggtctatagtacgcagcctttccctacatttctgtaagaggctgtttccaggacttgaacccatgacctcatggtcataatataaaaattgttcagattatattacaaaaatgttcaatgtataaaaGTTGTTCATCTTATATCAAAAGAATGTATAAATATGTTTTATATTATTTAaatgtatatcacaaaaatgttcgctgtgtagttaaaaattgttcatcgTACACCGAAAAAATGTTCGGTGTATATTTGAAAATCGCTCATCGTATATAATTTTTTGTTCAGGTTCTCAATTATTGTTCACGTTTTAAAAAAAtcatggaatttgaaaattttcatcgaattttaaaaaaagttcatcgatttgatagaggttcatcaaatttgaataaAAAAATTGCACATttacgaaaaaaagaaaaaggaataaagaaatgaaaaatgaaaaaagagCAGGAAAAAGGAGAAAAAATCTCGCGACCTGGAGAAATAAAAGAGGGAAAATAGGTTTGCAAACAGCAAGTGGTTCTTTGCCTAGTGGTAACTGCGCTGAAGTTCGAACCACCGCAATCACTCTCTTTTGATTGATGCAGTTTTAACAGAAAAAgaagaaatgggccggcccagcctgGCTCGGGGGGTATGCGCCCGTTTGCGTGCAGCGAAGAAACGGGCGCAACGGGCGCCGTTTAGGATTTGCCTTATTTATCGCATGGAAACATACATAAGTCACTAACATATTATCAGTAGTTATACCTGGCCCGACCCAACCTGGCCCGAAAAAGTCTGACCTGACCCAGCCCGATCTTGCCCGTAGTCCGGGCCTGGTCCTAGGTTTTTAGCCCGAAGGTCGGGCCAGGGCCTGCCATATTTGTGATTTAGGGAAGAGGCCCagcccaaggcccagcaggcttTTCCAGTGATGGGCCAGGCTTGGGCCTAAATTCTAGCCCTGACGGCCAGGCCAGGCCGGGACCGGACCTAGGCTTTCTACTTCGGGCTTTGTTAGGCCTGCCTGAAGCCCAGCCAGCCCGACGGATGGCCAGGTATATAGTCATTCGTCCCGGAactctgggttgaagattttttttTTTGTTATATATTTCTTGAAGTAAACCTTTCAACCTGTTGGATATCAGTTATGTATAAATCGGTTCTGGCTGATTCTCGCGTGGCCTGTTGACGAAAAATGAAAAATCATACCATTTGCACCATAACTTGTGAAGGAAAAAATATTGAAGAAATGAATTCCAGATATCAAGTTTTTTTTTTTTGGCGTGGATAAATTTCAGATAAAAGTTAGCCAAGCCAGATATCACAACCAGACATTTCTAGAGTATAACGACATTTCTGGAGCTGATATGACAGCAGCTAATGCCTTCAAAGGTCAACAGCTGGATGCCATCAAACTTCTCTACATCCTCCTGTGCATCTAGCATATAATTGGGCTAGTCACCAAGAGAATATGAATGCAAATACTGACAATATGAATGCAAATAGTGACAATATGAATCCTCCTGTGCATCAAACATAAGACATATGCATGCAAATAAACAAGTTCAAACAACTGGGTTAATAAGGCACCAAGAACACAATGCTGGTTCGAGGTGCCTTACAAATTATACCATCAGATAATATTCATCTAGGCCAAACAGATCCATAGCAACACGCTTCTTCAAATTAACTTGTCATAAAACTAGGTATCTGTATCCAACAAAGCTAAAGTTCACCAAGAATTAGGAAATTTTCAAAACTAAATGAAGCTCGGCAATGAATTAAAATGGCAGTTAGCAGCTCTGTGACAAGTTAGATCTTAGAAGTGCCCGGAACAGGACTGGAAGAGCCTCACTGATGACAGGCAAGCCACTTCTTCCTTCACGGACTGAACATGAGACTTCAGTGATTAACACACAACCATTCCATCATGCAGTGGCACAAAACTGGATGTTGACATTCTTGGAAGCTTTTCTGAActtcaacaccctgcgcctgaactTGGCCTGCTCAAGGCCATCCATGgaaggcacaattgtcatcatCTCCAAcatctgcgccttcttgagcagaagCTTAACCAGATCCAATCCACTCTTGCTCTCATCAATGTACTCCATCCTAATTTCCCTGAGATTCCTGACGATCATCCCTCTACCACCAATAACACGATACTGAACTTCACTGTCGCTGCACCGTCTCCGCTTGGACTGCGATGGCTGCAACAACAAGCAATCACATCATCGGCATTAACATCATTTCATTGGAGCAGAGTTACCACAATAGTAGATAGAAGAACTCAAGTATGTCTATCTCACCACGACCGACACAGAAAGTTCTTGCACATTGGGGCAACTCGTAAGCAATGGTGCAATGGACAAAGCACCTTCTTCCCTCCTCTCTATTATGCATGCCAACCGTCTCACCTTGTCCAGCCGCACCTTGGACCATTCCTCAGGATGAGAAAATTGCTTCAAATTATCCACATCTAGGTGGTTAGATTTCTGAAACATCAATTATTACTTCACAAGATGAAGAAGTTCCGTATAATATACCTCAATACACCAGGGCGAAAGCACTAGGCTCCGTACGTTTCCAACCAACGCAAGCAGCTCTCTGAGATTAGGCTCCAGGAGAGCTTGTGGCTTCTCAATGGCCAGAACGACTTCGTCCAAGGAATCGGCGCCATTAATCATGTGTCTGTTCGCCATCGCACCCGAGTAGCGGAGAGTGCGCAACGCCGGCATCTCAGCAATGGCAATAGACGACTGCTCCGTCCACGAACAGCTGGCGATGTCAAGCGAGCAAAGCTGCGGCGCGCCGGCTAGTCGGAGTGCACCGATGTGGCACTgttcaaggatcaggcagctgagcTGCGTGCAGTGAGAGCAGAGGTCTTCGAAGAAGTCACCGCAGCCAACGAGCGAGACGGAGGCGAGGTGAAGGCGGGAGAGGCGGGTGAGGAGGCAGAGGGAAGGGAGCGGAAGGGCGTTGTGGTCGAGGCGAAGGGTGAGCGACGTGAGGTCGGTGCAggcgaggagggagggagggatcaCGGCGAGGCGGGAGCGAGGGAGGTGGAGCTCCAGCTGCTCGACGCCTcgcgccgcggcggcggcgagccaGGAGGCGACGTGGCTGGCCGCGGAGGCGGCGAAGGCCTGGTCGAAGAAGCCGTCGAGcgcgaggcggaggcggcggagcgggTGGCGCCGCGAGCCCGCgagcgcggcggcggcagcggccgcgAATGCCGCCCTGCGGCGTGGCGCGGCGGGGAACGCCGCGGCGAAGTCGAGGTCGAGCGCAGGCGCGGCGGCCACCGCGCCGCGCCACCGGCGCGAGATGGCGGAGGAGGCGACGGCGGACCTGAAGGGCAGCTTGGAGACGATCAGCCCGAGCACCGCGTCGGGGAAGGCCTCGAACgggtcgacgccgccgccgccgtggccctCGCGGGCGGCGGCGTAGGCGTTCGCGTAGGTGAGACCCGCGGCGTGGTTGGGTATCAAGTGCTTGGTGCGCATGGCGCCCCCGGCGATCGGAAGAGGGTTTTTCTCGGAGCGAATCGAAGGCGGCGGCGTCGGAACCGAGGCGCGGCTGCTTTAATGGCTTCTCACCGAGGGTGGCTAGCCGTCATTGCGTGCCGTGGCGGCGAGCGGGAATGGCCGGCGTGACGAACAAATCGCCAAAATCGGTGGGTTTCTGGCTTGGTTTCCGCGTCGCGGCCGTGCGCAGCGCGTGGGGGTTTCTCTTTATCCAGTCCGGGGATGGTGCGGCTGCGGAGAAATTTCCCTTTTGTTTTTGGCAAGGCAGGCACGCGTACAAACAAAAAGGTTTCCGCTGCGGCGCACCTTGGTTTTGGACGCTAGTTTTGGGTTGGGCTCGGTTTGGACTCTCGGCTGCAGCGCTCACCTGGATCACGAAGCCACCTCGTTCGGTTGCTGGACTCGTTTGAACTTGGGAAATGTTAACCTCCCTGCAGATTTAAAAAATTGCCATGGCAGTTTTACAAAATGCCACCCCGGCTATGGGGGGTCCTTGAACTTTGAAAATCCATCTGCTCCTGCTG is drawn from Triticum dicoccoides isolate Atlit2015 ecotype Zavitan chromosome 6B, WEW_v2.0, whole genome shotgun sequence and contains these coding sequences:
- the LOC119320287 gene encoding F-box/LRR-repeat protein At1g06630-like, which encodes MRTKHLIPNHAAGLTYANAYAAAREGHGGGGVDPFEAFPDAVLGLIVSKLPFRSAVASSAISRRWRGAVAAAPALDLDFAAAFPAAPRRRAAFAAAAAAALAGSRRHPLRRLRLALDGFFDQAFAASAASHVASWLAAAAARGVEQLELHLPRSRLAVIPPSLLACTDLTSLTLRLDHNALPLPSLCLLTRLSRLHLASVSLVGCGDFFEDLCSHCTQLSCLILEQCHIGALRLAGAPQLCSLDIASCSWTEQSSIAIAEMPALRTLRYSGAMANRHMINGADSLDEVVLAIEKPQALLEPNLRELLALVGNVRSLVLSPWCIEQFSHPEEWSKVRLDKVRRLACIIERREEGALSIAPLLTSCPNVQELSVSVVPSQSKRRRCSDSEVQYRVIGGRGMIVRNLREIRMEYIDESKSGLDLVKLLLKKAQMLEMMTIVPSMDGLEQAKFRRRVLKFRKASKNVNIQFCATA